From Aedes albopictus strain Foshan chromosome 1, AalbF5, whole genome shotgun sequence, one genomic window encodes:
- the LOC134291762 gene encoding uncharacterized protein LOC134291762, translating to MDLFFPHWRKGLIGLEAVKQVGFEDDKEQLLGYEAELILKNDQPIFKRAYEVPYKIRDKLLNHLDMLEKQNVVTPIAASEWASPVIAVMKKDGDIRMVIDCKISLGHQTVTAHRNQLKLIHDQRRSSMVLMPFHERKRRRDSIELEDPFIGFPDVPHVPEQRETKKRKLISVARSPVITRSATRSKQEEKVLE from the exons ATGGATTTGTTTTTTCCTCACTGGCGTAAAGGTTTGATTGGATTGGAAGCAGTTAAACAAGTAGGCTTTGAAGACGATAAGGAGCAACTTTTAG GTTACGAAGCTGAACTTATCCTAAAAAATGATCAGCCAATTTTCAAGCGTGCTTACGAGGTACCATACAAAATCCGTGACAAACTGTTGAACCACTTGGACATGCTAGAAAAGCAGAACGTAGTTACTCCAATAGCAGCAAGCGAGTGGGCGTCTCCAGTAATCGCCGTTATGAAGAAAGACGGCGACATACGCATGGTGATCGATTGCAAGATTTCTCTCGGGCATCAAACTGTTACAGCTCATCGAAATCAACTAAAATTGATTCATGATCAGCGGCGTAGCTCTATGGTTCTTATGCCATTCCACGAACGGAAGCGAAGACGTGATTCGATCGAATTAGAAGATCCGTTTATTGGATTTCCAGATGTTCCACACGTTCCAGAACAACGAGAAACCAAGAAGCGGAAGCTGATCAGTGTTGCTCGCAGTCCAGTTATTACCAGAAGTGCTACGCGATCGAAACAAGAAGAAAAAGTGCTTGAATAG